One Vallitalea pronyensis genomic region harbors:
- a CDS encoding 4Fe-4S dicluster domain-containing protein, producing MRFKLLKEDVSLLIKGFLDRDIKVIGTMKKQDQYVFTQIHDPDAFTANYVPTILPLKKYFIPQRETLLHYDKKQEMFENPDILEHEKQLTIYMGIRGCDFESIKILDEMMLTNETDLYYHARRKNSLFFVFDCEKPVDKDCFCYMLHKKDMTGADAVFYDHGSYYLLEILHETAIKILSPMIDILQKTNEKIPNQGMDTDDYDWLMNRQEDLMDDHKVEKVCREEAEQCLDCGSCVMVCPTCYCFTIQDEDDVNMAKGKRVRAWDGCMLTDFSLVAGGHHLVSNGVERAIHRFSRKYKNALKHHDRFLCVGCGRCSRVCPAKNNIKTMLKSL from the coding sequence ATGAGGTTTAAGCTATTAAAAGAAGACGTTTCTTTATTGATTAAGGGGTTTCTGGACAGAGACATAAAGGTTATTGGTACCATGAAGAAACAAGACCAATATGTCTTCACCCAGATTCATGACCCAGATGCTTTCACAGCGAACTATGTGCCCACCATCCTTCCTCTAAAGAAGTATTTCATCCCCCAAAGAGAAACCTTATTGCATTACGATAAAAAACAAGAGATGTTTGAAAACCCTGACATACTGGAACATGAAAAGCAACTGACGATTTATATGGGAATACGGGGGTGTGACTTTGAGTCCATTAAAATATTGGATGAGATGATGTTAACCAACGAGACAGACCTCTATTACCATGCCAGAAGAAAGAACAGCTTATTCTTTGTGTTCGATTGTGAAAAACCTGTTGATAAGGATTGTTTTTGTTATATGCTTCATAAAAAAGATATGACAGGAGCGGATGCTGTTTTTTATGATCATGGAAGCTATTATTTATTGGAAATCCTCCATGAAACAGCCATTAAAATCCTCAGCCCAATGATAGATATACTCCAAAAAACAAATGAAAAAATACCTAATCAAGGCATGGATACAGATGATTATGATTGGCTTATGAATAGACAAGAGGACCTTATGGATGATCACAAGGTAGAAAAGGTGTGTCGTGAAGAAGCTGAACAATGCTTAGATTGTGGTTCCTGTGTCATGGTATGTCCAACCTGTTATTGTTTTACCATTCAAGATGAAGATGATGTGAATATGGCTAAGGGAAAAAGGGTACGTGCTTGGGATGGCTGTATGTTAACAGATTTCTCCTTGGTAGCAGGAGGGCATCATCTTGTTTCTAACGGTGTAGAAAGAGCCATTCACCGTTTTAGCCGTAAGTATAAAAATGCCCTAAAACATCATGACCGTTTTCTATGTGTTGGATGTGGCAGGTGTTCAAGAGTGTGTCCTGCGAAGAATAATATCAAGACCATGTTAAAAAGTCTATAG
- a CDS encoding 4Fe-4S dicluster domain-containing protein codes for MKARRFKFEYEKCLGCQACVLACKQQNNTQKSQGLRRLRAINPSRHQGLPAYHLSMACNHCKDPKCMEVCEAHAIEKRKDGPVVFHQSICNGCKMCVGACPYDAITYNHENDKINKCNMCIETLGSQEVPFCVSSCPTGALSVVDDCCGNDTEHALDRILKDMDKRIGGKHHEV; via the coding sequence ATGAAGGCAAGAAGGTTTAAATTTGAATACGAAAAGTGTCTTGGTTGTCAAGCCTGTGTGCTTGCCTGTAAACAACAGAACAACACCCAGAAAAGTCAGGGATTAAGAAGGCTTAGGGCGATTAATCCATCACGCCATCAAGGATTACCAGCTTATCATCTATCCATGGCTTGTAACCATTGCAAAGACCCCAAATGTATGGAAGTGTGTGAAGCACATGCCATTGAAAAACGAAAAGATGGTCCTGTTGTTTTCCACCAATCAATATGCAACGGTTGTAAGATGTGTGTTGGTGCGTGTCCGTATGATGCAATTACCTATAACCATGAAAATGATAAGATTAACAAATGCAACATGTGTATTGAAACCCTGGGCAGTCAAGAGGTTCCTTTCTGCGTAAGCAGTTGTCCTACAGGGGCATTATCCGTGGTGGATGATTGTTGCGGGAATGATACAGAACATGCATTGGATAGGATTTTAAAGGATATGGATAAGAGGATTGGAGGAAAGCACCATGAGGTTTAA
- a CDS encoding molybdopterin-containing oxidoreductase family protein, with the protein MADEKLRIVNTVCPRNCYSGCGMQIHLKGDKIIKVKGNENNPATRGKICLKGLSYPQMIDHPDRLLYPLKRTGARGTSQFERITWDEAMDLVYDHFKPMVENYGPESILYYVGSGNHGSIMQQYAYGFWYQLGGFTGTRGNLCDSAATEAIRYTFGAIKNSALTEIEHTELIILWGKNPSFTNMHSMYHIHKALEKGAKMVTIDPRLNESSNRSDLHLYPRCGTDGLLAIGVAKCMINKGLVDGDFINKHVLGYEAYKTMLDDYSMEEIARLTEVSVEAIQQLVDMMAAVKKFTIILGKGYQRYSNGGQTTRAICALPVIAGAIGKRGVGLYFNDSQRPMQKWSYYPPKPQHIRTTLNMGKLAEIDHMQEPPIKGMWIEAANPMTSNPNRHKLEKVLHGLDYMVCAEHFLTDTAKMADLVLPAAMFLEENDIIRSYGHSYLQLKQKVMACPGEVKTDKEIYHMLGKRFGFDMAYLPEDDATILRQVISASGYATTLEEMKETPYLFPEYDAIAYANKIFPTESGKIELYAESLQRDWGVHPLPIYVEPSESKYSNPEGFKKYPLQFMTAHAKERINSQFTQPDWLSEMVEPEMHIHTKDALARKIRNGDRVRVFNQRGEIYVKALVGEAVQSGTVNVFEGWYDHTHASVNKLTEDRATDFGHGAAFHNCLVEVEKVNGP; encoded by the coding sequence ATGGCTGATGAGAAGCTGCGGATTGTAAATACAGTATGTCCAAGAAATTGTTATAGTGGTTGTGGCATGCAAATTCACTTAAAAGGCGATAAAATCATTAAAGTAAAAGGTAATGAGAATAATCCAGCTACACGGGGCAAAATCTGTTTAAAAGGATTGAGCTATCCTCAAATGATTGATCATCCAGACCGTTTGTTGTATCCATTGAAACGTACGGGTGCTAGGGGTACATCTCAGTTTGAACGCATTACATGGGATGAAGCAATGGATTTGGTGTACGACCATTTTAAGCCTATGGTGGAAAACTATGGTCCAGAATCAATTTTGTATTATGTGGGGTCAGGTAACCATGGCAGTATCATGCAGCAATATGCTTATGGGTTTTGGTATCAATTGGGAGGGTTTACAGGTACAAGAGGTAACCTGTGTGATTCTGCGGCAACCGAAGCCATTCGCTATACGTTTGGTGCTATTAAGAACAGTGCTTTAACGGAGATTGAACATACAGAGTTAATCATACTATGGGGCAAAAACCCATCCTTTACCAATATGCATTCCATGTATCATATCCATAAAGCTCTTGAAAAGGGTGCGAAAATGGTGACCATTGACCCACGATTAAACGAGTCCAGTAATCGCAGTGACTTACATCTCTATCCCCGATGTGGAACAGATGGGTTACTTGCTATTGGTGTAGCAAAATGCATGATTAACAAAGGATTAGTTGATGGAGACTTTATCAATAAGCATGTGTTAGGTTATGAAGCTTATAAGACCATGCTTGATGACTATTCCATGGAAGAGATTGCAAGACTAACAGAAGTAAGTGTGGAGGCAATACAACAACTAGTGGACATGATGGCAGCAGTGAAAAAATTCACCATTATCTTGGGAAAAGGTTATCAGCGATACAGTAATGGGGGTCAGACAACACGTGCCATATGTGCTTTACCTGTTATAGCAGGAGCTATAGGAAAGCGTGGAGTTGGTTTGTATTTCAATGATTCTCAAAGGCCTATGCAGAAGTGGTCTTATTATCCGCCAAAACCTCAACATATACGCACAACGCTGAATATGGGGAAATTGGCTGAGATAGACCATATGCAGGAGCCACCCATAAAAGGTATGTGGATAGAAGCGGCTAATCCTATGACCAGTAATCCCAATCGTCATAAATTGGAAAAGGTACTTCATGGATTGGATTACATGGTTTGTGCGGAGCATTTTTTAACGGATACGGCAAAGATGGCTGATTTGGTACTGCCAGCAGCTATGTTCTTAGAAGAAAATGATATTATACGCTCATATGGTCATTCCTATTTACAACTGAAACAAAAAGTAATGGCCTGTCCTGGAGAGGTCAAAACAGATAAAGAAATCTACCATATGCTAGGCAAACGATTTGGTTTTGATATGGCATATCTGCCAGAAGATGATGCCACAATTCTTCGACAAGTTATTTCAGCCAGCGGCTATGCAACAACTTTAGAAGAAATGAAAGAGACACCCTATCTATTTCCCGAATATGATGCTATAGCTTATGCAAATAAGATTTTTCCAACAGAAAGTGGAAAAATTGAATTATATGCTGAGTCATTACAACGGGATTGGGGAGTTCATCCGTTACCTATTTATGTAGAGCCAAGTGAGAGTAAATATTCTAATCCAGAAGGATTCAAAAAATATCCGTTACAATTCATGACTGCCCATGCAAAAGAAAGAATTAATTCCCAATTTACCCAACCGGATTGGCTATCTGAAATGGTTGAACCAGAAATGCATATCCATACAAAAGATGCTTTGGCAAGGAAGATTAGAAACGGTGATCGGGTTCGAGTCTTTAATCAACGAGGTGAAATCTATGTGAAAGCTCTTGTAGGGGAAGCTGTACAGTCTGGTACTGTCAATGTTTTTGAAGGCTGGTATGACCATACCCATGCTTCTGTAAACAAGCTGACAGAAGACAGGGCAACAGACTTCGGTCATGGAGCCGCTTTTCACAATTGTCTGGTAGAAGTAGAGAAGGTGAATGGGCCATGA
- a CDS encoding sugar-binding transcriptional regulator codes for MKKNSHTNETTKKEFLARVARMYYILGMNQKEIAQQLGIGRSSVGRFLSEARNEGVVQIQIGYNANVLRNTDSEHTLIDKYNLKDAVVVKRLPGNNFENIVVDYMNSILPFQGRVGLTGGHTLYQVGQHMHTCESRPDLKLVQLSGNAGNLPSTSVIQSWSQALKAEPVYIHAPAFANDKATKEIFMQQMQIKKSFDEIKELDMLVVAIGTSDRQATILQLGTIADLTSDKLKKNSVGDISYHFFDEQGHFSMHDISDRLVGASIEDLLTVPVRAAIAYGDNKIPAIKAALVGRLVNILLTDEDTAKELL; via the coding sequence ATGAAAAAAAATAGCCACACCAACGAAACAACGAAAAAAGAATTTTTAGCACGAGTTGCTCGAATGTATTATATACTCGGTATGAACCAAAAAGAAATCGCTCAGCAGCTTGGTATAGGACGCTCTTCCGTAGGTCGTTTTCTAAGTGAAGCCCGAAATGAAGGGGTTGTACAAATTCAGATTGGCTATAACGCCAATGTGTTGCGCAATACAGACTCCGAACACACGCTCATCGATAAATACAATCTCAAAGACGCCGTTGTAGTGAAAAGACTTCCAGGCAACAACTTTGAAAACATTGTTGTTGACTATATGAACAGTATTTTACCCTTCCAAGGAAGGGTTGGCTTAACTGGAGGTCATACATTATACCAAGTAGGACAACATATGCATACATGCGAATCAAGACCTGACTTAAAGTTGGTACAATTATCAGGAAATGCTGGCAACTTACCATCAACATCCGTGATTCAATCTTGGTCACAGGCCCTAAAAGCTGAACCTGTATACATCCATGCCCCAGCTTTTGCCAACGATAAAGCAACAAAAGAGATTTTTATGCAACAAATGCAAATCAAAAAAAGCTTTGACGAAATTAAAGAACTGGATATGCTGGTTGTGGCTATTGGTACCTCCGATAGGCAGGCAACCATTCTGCAACTGGGTACCATTGCTGACCTTACCTCCGATAAACTCAAGAAGAACAGCGTGGGGGATATCAGTTATCATTTCTTTGATGAACAAGGTCATTTTTCCATGCATGATATCAGTGACCGATTAGTCGGTGCTTCTATTGAAGACCTTCTGACCGTTCCAGTAAGAGCCGCTATTGCCTATGGCGATAATAAGATTCCTGCCATTAAAGCAGCTCTTGTAGGAAGGCTTGTAAACATATTACTTACGGATGAGGATACTGCCAAAGAACTCTTGTAA